AATCCGATTGCAACCAAAATGAGTGCAAAAAGACACGTCCATTTTGATATTAAATATCCCCATCCCCATAGAGGATGATGCTCTTTGTGCAAAAGTAGACCCAGTTCATAAGGATCACCAAGTTGAGAAAGTGCATCTGATTCAGCAGTTGCAATGTCCATTCCTTTAATGATGCGATCTTCAACCATATCTTCATAATGGTCGCGAAGTTCTTTTGCTATGGATTTACGATCAGGGAAAAAAACAATTTTACTGAGAACAGTGTTTAAAAATCGGTTAAAGTTTTCCATTATTTTTTATTGTGTGGTATGTGGGTCAGGTGAACTGACAACTTTCATGACAGACTGTGAAAATTGTTCCCAGGTAGCTTTTTCCTCAACAAGTTGCTTTTTTCCCTTGGTGGTAATGCGGTAGTATTTTCGTTCCTTGCCTGAATCCCCTTTTTGGGAATATGACTTAAGATAACCACTATTTTCCATTCTGTGAAGAATTGGATAGAGAGTACCTTCTTTCATTTCAAAGACATTGTTGGAGCGTGATTGAAGTTCTTGGATAATCTCATAACCGTAACGATCATGCTCACTTATGAGTGATAGAACCATCAATTGCGATCCAGTGCGTAACCATTCGCGATTGTTTCTCATTGGAAACCTCCTTTTACTATGTGTATCTAGGTATAATATACCTTGTCTATCTATGTAAGTCAATAAAAAGAAAAGCGCAATTAGCGCTTGAGGTATTCTTTGACGAGGGCATGGAATGTTTTCTTATTGGTTTCCCAATTAATTTCATGAGCAAGTTTTTTAGCGTGAGATGTAGCTTCGCTGGGACTCATTCGTCCTTGTTTCATAAGCGCTTCAGCAAGTTTCGTAATATTATAATCTCTCATTATATGTCTCCTTTATAAGTGCCAGTGCTTGGTTGAGGACGTTGACAGCATTTGCTGTACCGTAGTCGCGCATGTCAATCATTGCTACAGGAATCGGTGAAACCTTTTGCGTAATGATTGGAAGCATATAGCGAATTTGCGGACCCACAAGCACAACGTCAGCTCCAACAGCATGCTTTTCAACACTGGAGACACCGTGGGCACTGACTGATGCATCCAAACCTTTATCAATAATGGCTTGTGTCATGCGACTTGACAGAATGCTTGATGACATTCCACCTGCACATATTAGAACAATCTTCATATGAATTCACCCCTTCTATTGTCTCTATTGTAGCCTAAATTGCACTAAAAATGTAATTTAAGAATCATTTAAGAAACACTTAATAGGAGACTTAAGAGATGCTTGCTATACTCTAGGAGTCAAAGGAGGCATACAGCCATGAGTGAAAAAATACTATCATTAAACAACATTACAAAACGTTACGGAAAACAACTTGCATTAGACAACGTCAACATCACGATAAATAAAGGGGATATTTATGGGTTGATAGGACGCAATGGTGCGGGTAAGACAACAATCATGAAGATTGCGACAGGACTAGCACAACAAACATCGGGTGATATTGTTCTTCTGAATTCGAAACCTTCAAACTCAAAAGTATTAGAAAGAATTGGCGCAGTTATTGAAGCCCCAGTAGCCTATAAAGACTTGGATGCTTATCAAAATATGAAGGTTGCCTGTGAACTGAAAGGGATTAGTGATAAAACACTGATCGAAGAAGCGCTGACAATCGTAAATCTTGGGGATACGGGCAAGAAAAAATTCCGTCAATTTTCCTTGGGAATGAAACAAAGGTTGGGAATTGCAATGGCACTTGTTAGCAAACCGGACTTCTTAATACTGGATGAGCCAATCAATGGACTTGATCCAATCGCAATCGTAGAGTTCCGCGGAATTCTTGAGCGAATTAACAAAGAATATAACACGACAATTCTTATTTCCAGTCACATTCTAACCGAACTTTACCATGTATCAACACGTTTTGGTTTCATCCATAACGGTCGCATGATTGAAGAGGTTGAGAAAAGTGTGCTTGATCAAAAATTCAACGCAACACTCATCTTGAAAACTGTTAATCCAGGGCTAGCTGCAACGGTTCTGATGGATTTGGGGATTACGACCTATACGGTTGTAAGTGGCAATGAGATTCACATTCATACAACGCTAACAAGCGCTGAACTGAATAAATGCTTTGTCCAGAATGACGTTCCAGTGGATATGTTGGCGGTACG
The window above is part of the Erysipelothrix sp. HDW6C genome. Proteins encoded here:
- a CDS encoding ABC transporter ATP-binding protein encodes the protein MSEKILSLNNITKRYGKQLALDNVNITINKGDIYGLIGRNGAGKTTIMKIATGLAQQTSGDIVLLNSKPSNSKVLERIGAVIEAPVAYKDLDAYQNMKVACELKGISDKTLIEEALTIVNLGDTGKKKFRQFSLGMKQRLGIAMALVSKPDFLILDEPINGLDPIAIVEFRGILERINKEYNTTILISSHILTELYHVSTRFGFIHNGRMIEEVEKSVLDQKFNATLILKTVNPGLAATVLMDLGITTYTVVSGNEIHIHTTLTSAELNKCFVQNDVPVDMLAVRENNLENYYTDLIKNIEEN
- a CDS encoding PTS sugar transporter subunit IIB, with translation MKIVLICAGGMSSSILSSRMTQAIIDKGLDASVSAHGVSSVEKHAVGADVVLVGPQIRYMLPIITQKVSPIPVAMIDMRDYGTANAVNVLNQALALIKETYNERL
- a CDS encoding PadR family transcriptional regulator, which translates into the protein MRNNREWLRTGSQLMVLSLISEHDRYGYEIIQELQSRSNNVFEMKEGTLYPILHRMENSGYLKSYSQKGDSGKERKYYRITTKGKKQLVEEKATWEQFSQSVMKVVSSPDPHTTQ